tgtatgtgagataaaaagtaattaaaaatataaaaaagtgaattTAGAAATGTGTTTACGAtccaagcgaaatattatttgagataaatttGCAATCGAAATATGCTCGATGTTTCTTTAGATCTCAGATGTCATTTCTGCACATTCTCATTTGATGATGGTTGTATCACTTGTATGACACAGAGGAAGACGTGCAATTGTTGGCCAAAAAATTTTATTGACACGCACATGATGACGTATTCACCCCATTCTTCCCGCAATGTATAATCAAACACCATAAAATAAGCCATGGGGCTGTTGTGAACAGGTGTTTAATCATATCAATTAACAGAAGAAACATCAGATTTTACAGCAAAAAACTTAAAAAGTGGTCCGCGGCACGAAGCCAGCTATGAACTACAAATGGGTCTCTGAACCTTCAGCGAAGACGGCAAGAATCAAATAGCTACCTTCTAAACATGCCCGAACTTTGAAGCGTTTTACAGTAGTCTGCAATGACGGCAGAATTCTTGATCATGTCCCATATTTTAGCAGAATTCTTCAACCAATCACGCTCAGACACTGTCCTCGAGAACGAGGAGCCACTCATGGATAGAACCTAAAGAATAGACCAATATTAGCTTTGCATCCTTAGAAATGATACacgagagagagacagagacagAGACAGAGACCTCATCCCTTAACTTCCAAATCACAGAAATGTAGCTTTCATACTGTGCCCAGGGGGAGTCATCTCTATTCTTGCTTGGAACTAGAAACAATTTTAGTGCTGCAGAATCTGTGCCATCATTTTGACTCTTGATTGCGGAAATGCTGTTCTCCTTTGATGCATTTTGGCATTTAAGCCTCACAAAAGATGATGGGTTAAAACACTGTTGAAGTGCCTTCCTTAGTTGTGCAGCATTATGCGGATTAACATCTTTGTCACGCAGTCTACATGAAGTGATAACAAACAATAGCTCATGCTATCATTCAATTTCAACACCCAATAAGCatggaaaaggagaaaaggttAAAAACAATCTGCAAAAGAGGTGGTGGCACAGACACCTCCTTTTCTGTTGGTAAAGCTGTATGATAGGCTATCCTGCAATTAGATTAAGGACAACTACACTGATATCTCCATAACCTCGTTTCACGCATAAATTTAGCAATGAAATTAAGTACTAACTAGCCCCAAACAGGATAATTCTTTCCATAAAGCTTCCCTTTGGAAAACAACTTTGATGTAAAACAAACTCACTTTGTTTGCACAAAAACTGGCGCTGCCATATACTCTTTTCCCACTTCCAGAATtttatctttgttttctttttcagaGATCAGACTAGAGCCATGCGGATGCGAAAACGACACTGAAGACGGATCAGGTATACCATGCTTCAACAAGTCC
The nucleotide sequence above comes from Coffea eugenioides isolate CCC68of unplaced genomic scaffold, Ceug_1.0 ScVebR1_2308;HRSCAF=3313, whole genome shotgun sequence. Encoded proteins:
- the LOC113756421 gene encoding protein SMG9-like encodes the protein MAAPVFVQTKLRDKDVNPHNAAQLRKALQQCFNPSSFVRLKCQNASKENSISAIKSQNDGTDSAALKLFLVPSKNRDDSPWAQYESYISVIWKLRDEVLSMSGSSFSRTVSERDWLKNSAKIWDMIKNSAVIADYCKTLQSSGMFRR